The following are encoded together in the Janthinobacterium sp. Marseille genome:
- a CDS encoding SDR family oxidoreductase → MNQILVTGANGFVGRSLCAALRARGIPFVPAVRKKSCDDEVAIGDLNANTDWGMALHGCDAVIHLAARVHVMNDTSSDPLAAFRAVNVDATLNLARQAIAAGVKRFVFVSSIKVNGEETGEHPYTAFDEPAPTDPYGISKLEAEIALKELAQETGLEVVIVRPPLIYGPGVRANFQRLMQLVKMGLPLPLGAINNRRSMVAVDNLHDLLILCTHHPAAVGQVFMVSDDHDVSVSQLLRMLATAMEKKSMLLPVPAALLSGAAALLGKSAVANRLLGSLQVDIKHTKTTLQWHPPVSMDVALKRTVTAYLAQS, encoded by the coding sequence ATGAATCAAATCCTTGTTACAGGCGCCAATGGCTTTGTCGGTCGCAGTCTTTGTGCAGCATTGCGTGCGCGTGGTATTCCTTTTGTCCCGGCAGTACGGAAGAAAAGTTGTGACGATGAAGTCGCTATTGGTGATTTGAATGCTAATACCGACTGGGGAATGGCGTTGCACGGCTGCGACGCGGTGATTCATTTAGCCGCGCGGGTGCATGTAATGAATGACACCTCAAGCGATCCGCTGGCAGCGTTTCGTGCCGTGAATGTTGACGCCACCCTGAATTTGGCACGTCAGGCAATCGCGGCAGGTGTTAAGCGCTTTGTCTTTGTCAGTAGCATCAAGGTCAATGGCGAGGAAACGGGTGAGCACCCCTACACGGCATTTGACGAGCCGGCCCCAACAGATCCTTATGGCATATCCAAGCTGGAAGCAGAAATTGCACTTAAAGAATTGGCGCAGGAAACAGGCCTGGAAGTGGTGATAGTGCGGCCGCCTTTGATTTATGGGCCGGGCGTACGTGCAAACTTTCAACGTTTAATGCAGTTGGTCAAAATGGGATTACCTTTGCCATTGGGCGCGATTAACAATCGCAGAAGCATGGTAGCAGTGGACAATCTGCATGATTTGCTGATTCTGTGCACTCACCATCCGGCCGCTGTTGGTCAAGTCTTTATGGTGTCGGATGACCATGACGTGAGCGTATCGCAATTGCTGCGCATGCTGGCCACCGCCATGGAGAAAAAAAGCATGCTCCTGCCTGTGCCGGCAGCATTGTTGAGTGGGGCGGCGGCCTTGTTGGGTAAGTCGGCTGTCGCGAATCGTCTGTTGGGTTCATTGCAAGTTGATATAAAACATACGAAAACAACCTTACAATGGCATCCGCCCGTGAGTATGGACGTGGCACTTAAAAGAACTGTGACTGCCTATTTGGCGCAATCCTAG
- the wecB gene encoding UDP-N-acetylglucosamine 2-epimerase (non-hydrolyzing) — translation MRKVMTIVGTRPELIKMSRVIAELEKHTQHILVHTGQNYDYELNQVFFDDLEIRKPDYFLDAAGSNAAQTIAQVIMKADEVFEIEKPDAVLLYGDTNSCLAIIPAKRRKIPVFHMEAGNRCFDQRVPEELNRKVLDHLSDINMVLTEHARRYLLAEGIKPETIIKTGSHMREVLDFYRPKIALSDVVSRLSLESRKYFLVSAHREENVDSPEALRDLLETLDALVKRYGYPVLVSTHPRTFKRLEALGHGPLDERIILSKPFGFIDYIKLQMEAFCVLSDSGTITEETSLLNLCSITLRNAHERPEGMDVGTLIMSGLKAERVMEAIDIVTSQYTSDPAPVLPVADYENPYVSKQVLRVVASYIDYINRVVWSK, via the coding sequence ATGCGTAAGGTCATGACGATCGTCGGGACGCGTCCCGAGTTAATCAAGATGAGCCGCGTGATTGCTGAGCTGGAAAAGCATACCCAGCACATACTGGTACATACCGGTCAGAATTACGATTACGAATTGAATCAGGTTTTTTTTGATGATCTGGAGATTCGTAAGCCGGATTATTTTTTGGATGCGGCAGGCAGCAATGCGGCACAGACAATAGCGCAAGTCATCATGAAGGCAGATGAGGTTTTTGAAATCGAAAAACCGGATGCAGTACTGCTTTATGGTGACACTAACTCCTGTCTGGCGATCATCCCGGCCAAGCGCCGCAAGATACCGGTGTTCCATATGGAAGCCGGCAATCGCTGCTTTGATCAGCGCGTTCCGGAAGAGTTGAATCGCAAGGTATTGGATCATCTGTCGGATATCAATATGGTGCTGACCGAGCATGCGCGCCGCTATTTGCTGGCAGAGGGTATTAAGCCAGAGACGATTATTAAGACCGGATCGCATATGCGTGAAGTACTTGATTTTTATCGTCCCAAGATCGCGTTGTCCGACGTCGTGTCACGTTTGTCGCTGGAGTCGCGCAAGTATTTTCTCGTCAGTGCGCACCGTGAGGAGAACGTTGATTCACCCGAAGCCTTGCGGGATTTGCTGGAAACGCTCGATGCTTTGGTGAAGCGTTATGGTTATCCGGTATTGGTTTCAACCCATCCTCGTACCTTCAAGCGTCTGGAAGCGTTAGGTCATGGGCCACTGGATGAGAGGATCATTCTCTCCAAGCCGTTTGGCTTTATTGATTATATTAAATTGCAGATGGAGGCTTTTTGCGTATTGTCCGATAGCGGGACAATTACCGAAGAGACTTCCTTGCTGAATTTGTGCTCGATTACGCTGCGTAATGCCCATGAACGTCCGGAAGGGATGGACGTTGGAACGTTGATCATGTCTGGCTTGAAGGCGGAACGGGTGATGGAAGCGATCGATATCGTGACTTCGCAATATACTTCCGATCCGGCGCCGGTCTTGCCCGTTGCCGACTATGAAAATCCTTATGTGTCGAAACAGGTGTTAAGAGTCGTTGCCAGTTATATCGATTACATCAATCGCGTGGTCTGGTCCAAGTAG